The following are encoded in a window of Rosa chinensis cultivar Old Blush chromosome 4, RchiOBHm-V2, whole genome shotgun sequence genomic DNA:
- the LOC112197470 gene encoding SART-1 family protein DOT2 isoform X1 has translation MDVERYEQREERYDRDDSPAREQREDGNSDDLEENGIRHRSKDRKKSSRGEERDSRSKDRDRSRRSGGDDVVKEREKEYKDLEKDRVSKERRKDDRDERYKDRSRDNKVRERDYDREKEHERGKDRKDRGKDREGEKDGDKGRDKERAKEKIRDREKERERDKAKEKEREKEREKHKDREKGRESLKDTDREKGKDKYTEKEREADHDKENSRDRQSRRSVDAYESSKIGERDESAKLNDDDNRDKDIIKQGKMSHNAAYEQNAEGLSGGAHLSASELEERILKTKEERLKKKTQDIPEVLAWVNRSRKLEEKRNAEKEKALQLSKIFEEQDNVAEEESEDEEAAQDMTHNLAGVKVLHGIDKVMDGGAVVLTLKDQNILADGDINEDVDMLENVELGEQKQRDDAYKAAKKKTGIYADKFNDDPTLEKKILPQYDDPAADEGLTLDARGRFTGEAEKKLEELRMRLQGGSTKNRSEDLNMSGKITSDYYTNEEMQQFKKPKKKKTFRKEKLDLDALEAEAVSAGLGAADLGSRKDGKRPATREEQERLEAEKRNSAYQLAKDKANEASKALRQDTQSVKAEEDETPYFADDYDEIDKALERSRKIALQKKREEKVSGPKAIARLATAAASSPTADDQFLSTGQSQENKVVFTEMEEFVLGLPLEEESHKPESEDVFTQEDEEPKAFVDVEMVEPSGWTEVNEIEENKAQSAADDNEEIVPDETFHEVAVGKGLSGVLKLLKERGNLKEGIEWGGRSMDKKKSKLLGIADDDEEPKETHTVRWRKDEQKDTCSSGHQKEMRPPKVYQEKDIHIERTDEFGRTLTPKEAFRGLSHKFHGKGPGKMKQEKRMKQYHKELKLKQMKSSDTPSLSVERMRETQARLQTPYLVLSGHVKPGQTSDPRSGFATVEKDLPGGWTPMLGDRKGEHFLGIKRKDETESSGTPKKPKTCRVH, from the exons ATGGATGTGGAGAGGTATGAACAGCGTGAGGAGAGATATGATCGAGATGACTCTCCGGCGAGAGAGCAGCGGGAGGATGGGAATTCTGATGATTTAGAAGAGAATGGAATCAGGCATAGGAGCAAGGATAGGAAGAAGAGTAGCCGAGGGGAAGAGAGGGATAGTAGAAGTAAAGACCGGGATAGGTCAAGGAGAAGTGGTGGTGATGATGTTGTcaaggaaagagagaaagaatataAAGATTTGGAAAAGGATCGTGTGTCTAAGGAAAGGAGGAAGGATGATAGGGATGAGCGATATAAGGATAGGAGTAGAGATAACAAGGTGAGGGAGAGAGATTATGATCGAGAGAAGGAGCATGAGAGGGGGAAAGACAGAAAGGATCGAGGGAAGgatagagagggagagaaggaTGGTGATAAAGGACGAGACAAAGAGAGGGCGAAAGAGAAGATTAGGGATAGggaaaaggaaagggaaagAGACAAggctaaagaaaaagaaagagaaaaggagagagaaaagcataAAGATCGAGAGAAGGGGAGGGAAAGCTTGAAGGATACTGATAGGGAGAAGGGTAAAGATAAATATACGGAAAAGGAGAGGGAGGCAGATCATGATAAGGAGAACTCAAGAGACAGACAGAGCAGGAGAAGCGTGGATGCTTATGAGTCGAGCAAGATTGGGGAAAGGGATGAGAGTGCTAAGCTTAATGATGACGATAACAGGGATAAGGACATTATTAAGCAAGGTAAGATGTcccataatgctgcttatgaacAAAATGCCGAGGGTTTGTCAGGTGGAGCACATCTATCAGCATCCGAGCTTGAGGAACGCATCCTGAA AACGAAGGAAGAGAGGTTAAAGAAGAAAACTCAAGACATTCCTGAGGTTTTAGCTTGGGTTAATAGGAGTCGTAAGCTCGAAGAGAAAAGGAATGCTGAAAAAGAGAAAGCTTTGCAGCTTTCAAAGATCTTTGAGGAACAG GACAATGTTGCCGAAGAAGAAAGTGAAGATGAGGAGGCAGCTCAGGATATGACTC ATAATCTAGCTGGGGTTAAAGTTCTTCATGGCATTGATAAAGTGATGGACGGTGGCGCAGTTGTTTTAACACTCAAGGATCAGAACATTCTAGCTGATGGTGACATTAATGAAG ATGTCGATATGCTTGAGAATGTGGAACTTGGTGAGCAGAAGCAGCGAGATGACGCTTATAAGGcagcaaagaaaaaaacaggGATTTATGCTGATAA GTTTAACGATGATCCTACTTTAGAGAAGAAAATTCTTCCACAATATGATGATCCTGCTGCAGATGAG GGGCTAACACTAGATGCAAGAGGACGCTTTACTGGCGAAGCAGAGAAGAAACTTGAAGAG CTACGTATGAGGCTACAGGGTGGTTCCACGAAAAACCGCTCTGAAGATCTCAACATGTCTGGAAAGATAACATCTGACTACTATACAAATGAAGAAATGCAGCAATTTAAAAagcccaagaaaaagaaaaccttcAGGAAGGAGAAGCTAGATCTAGATGCCCTTGAAGCAGAAGCCGTATCTGCAGGGCTGGGTGCTGCGGACCTCGGTTCCAGGAAGGATGGAAAGAGGCCGGCGACTAGAGAGGAGCAAGAAAGATTAGAAGCTGAGAAGAGAAATAGTGCATACCAGTTAGCTAAAGATAAAGCAAATGAGGCATCTAAAGCATTGCGACAGGACACTCAATCTGTTAAGGCAGAGGAAGATGAAACTCCTTACTTTGCTGATGATTATGATGAAATTGATAAAGCCTTGGAGAGATCAAGGAAAATAGCTCTACAAAAGAAACGGGAGGAGAAAGTCTCTGGTCCAAAGGCAATTGCTCGCCTTGCCACAGCAGCTGCAAGCAGCCCAACTGCAGATGATCAATTCTTGTCAACTGGACAGTCACAGGAAAACAAGGTTGTGTTCACAGAGATGGAAGAATTTGTCTTGGGCCTACCGCTTGAAGAAG AATCCCACAAGCCTGAAAGTGAAGATGTGTTTAcgcaagaagatgaagaaccaAAAGCTTTTGTAGACGTAGAAATGGTCGAGCCTAGTGGATGGACTGAAGTTAATGAAATTGAAGAGAACAAAGCACAATCTGCTGCTGATGATAATGAGGAAATAGTTCCAGATGAAACTTTCCATGAAGTTGCAGTTGGGAAAGGTTTATCAGGTGTGCTAAAACTGCTTAAAGAGCGAGGTAATCTCAAAGAAGGTATTGAATGGGGTGGTAGGAGCATGGACAAGAAGAAAAGCAAACTTTTAGGCATCGCAGATGATGACGAGGAGCCAAAGGAGACCCATACAGTGCGTTGGAGAAAGGATGAACAAAAGGATACTTGTTCGTCAGGCCATCAAAAGGAGATGCGTCCTCCTAAAGTCTATCAGGAAAAGGATATTCACATTGAGAGAACTGACGAATTTGGTCGAACT TTGACACCAAAGGAAGCCTTTCGGGGACTTTCACATAAATTTCATGGGAAGGGGCCTGGAAAAATGAAGCAAGAAAAGCGCATGAAGCAATACCACAAAGAACTCAAGTTGAAGCAGATGAAGAGTTCAGATACACCATCCCTGTCTGTGGAGAGGATGAGGGAAACTCAAGCTCGGTTACAGACACCCTATCTTGTTCTCAGCGGCCATGTTAAACCAGG GCAAACTAGCGATCCCAGAAGTGGTTTTGCTACTGTGGAGAAGGATCTCCCAGGGGGCTGGACGCCTATGCTTGGTGACAGAAAG GGCGAACATTTTCTGGGGATAAAGCGCAAAGATGAAACTGAAAGTTCTGGCACACCGAAGAAGCCAAAAACTTGTAGAGTTCATTAA
- the LOC112197470 gene encoding SART-1 family protein DOT2 isoform X3, with protein sequence MDVERYEQREERYDRDDSPAREQREDGNSDDLEENGIRHRSKDRKKSSRGEERDSRSKDRDRSRRSGGDDVVKEREKEYKDLEKDRVSKERRKDDRDERYKDRSRDNKVRERDYDREKEHERGKDRKDRGKDREGEKDGDKGRDKERAKEKIRDREKERERDKAKEKEREKEREKHKDREKGRESLKDTDREKGKDKYTEKEREADHDKENSRDRQSRRSVDAYESSKIGERDESAKLNDDDNRDKDIIKQGKMSHNAAYEQNAEGLSGGAHLSASELEERILKTKEERLKKKTQDIPEVLAWVNRSRKLEEKRNAEKEKALQLSKIFEEQDNVAEEESEDEEAAQDMTHNLAGVKVLHGIDKVMDGGAVVLTLKDQNILADGDINEDVDMLENVELGEQKQRDDAYKAAKKKTGIYADKFNDDPTLEKKILPQYDDPAADELRMRLQGGSTKNRSEDLNMSGKITSDYYTNEEMQQFKKPKKKKTFRKEKLDLDALEAEAVSAGLGAADLGSRKDGKRPATREEQERLEAEKRNSAYQLAKDKANEASKALRQDTQSVKAEEDETPYFADDYDEIDKALERSRKIALQKKREEKVSGPKAIARLATAAASSPTADDQFLSTGQSQENKVVFTEMEEFVLGLPLEEESHKPESEDVFTQEDEEPKAFVDVEMVEPSGWTEVNEIEENKAQSAADDNEEIVPDETFHEVAVGKGLSGVLKLLKERGNLKEGIEWGGRSMDKKKSKLLGIADDDEEPKETHTVRWRKDEQKDTCSSGHQKEMRPPKVYQEKDIHIERTDEFGRTLTPKEAFRGLSHKFHGKGPGKMKQEKRMKQYHKELKLKQMKSSDTPSLSVERMRETQARLQTPYLVLSGHVKPGQTSDPRSGFATVEKDLPGGWTPMLGDRKGEHFLGIKRKDETESSGTPKKPKTCRVH encoded by the exons ATGGATGTGGAGAGGTATGAACAGCGTGAGGAGAGATATGATCGAGATGACTCTCCGGCGAGAGAGCAGCGGGAGGATGGGAATTCTGATGATTTAGAAGAGAATGGAATCAGGCATAGGAGCAAGGATAGGAAGAAGAGTAGCCGAGGGGAAGAGAGGGATAGTAGAAGTAAAGACCGGGATAGGTCAAGGAGAAGTGGTGGTGATGATGTTGTcaaggaaagagagaaagaatataAAGATTTGGAAAAGGATCGTGTGTCTAAGGAAAGGAGGAAGGATGATAGGGATGAGCGATATAAGGATAGGAGTAGAGATAACAAGGTGAGGGAGAGAGATTATGATCGAGAGAAGGAGCATGAGAGGGGGAAAGACAGAAAGGATCGAGGGAAGgatagagagggagagaaggaTGGTGATAAAGGACGAGACAAAGAGAGGGCGAAAGAGAAGATTAGGGATAGggaaaaggaaagggaaagAGACAAggctaaagaaaaagaaagagaaaaggagagagaaaagcataAAGATCGAGAGAAGGGGAGGGAAAGCTTGAAGGATACTGATAGGGAGAAGGGTAAAGATAAATATACGGAAAAGGAGAGGGAGGCAGATCATGATAAGGAGAACTCAAGAGACAGACAGAGCAGGAGAAGCGTGGATGCTTATGAGTCGAGCAAGATTGGGGAAAGGGATGAGAGTGCTAAGCTTAATGATGACGATAACAGGGATAAGGACATTATTAAGCAAGGTAAGATGTcccataatgctgcttatgaacAAAATGCCGAGGGTTTGTCAGGTGGAGCACATCTATCAGCATCCGAGCTTGAGGAACGCATCCTGAA AACGAAGGAAGAGAGGTTAAAGAAGAAAACTCAAGACATTCCTGAGGTTTTAGCTTGGGTTAATAGGAGTCGTAAGCTCGAAGAGAAAAGGAATGCTGAAAAAGAGAAAGCTTTGCAGCTTTCAAAGATCTTTGAGGAACAG GACAATGTTGCCGAAGAAGAAAGTGAAGATGAGGAGGCAGCTCAGGATATGACTC ATAATCTAGCTGGGGTTAAAGTTCTTCATGGCATTGATAAAGTGATGGACGGTGGCGCAGTTGTTTTAACACTCAAGGATCAGAACATTCTAGCTGATGGTGACATTAATGAAG ATGTCGATATGCTTGAGAATGTGGAACTTGGTGAGCAGAAGCAGCGAGATGACGCTTATAAGGcagcaaagaaaaaaacaggGATTTATGCTGATAA GTTTAACGATGATCCTACTTTAGAGAAGAAAATTCTTCCACAATATGATGATCCTGCTGCAGATGAG CTACGTATGAGGCTACAGGGTGGTTCCACGAAAAACCGCTCTGAAGATCTCAACATGTCTGGAAAGATAACATCTGACTACTATACAAATGAAGAAATGCAGCAATTTAAAAagcccaagaaaaagaaaaccttcAGGAAGGAGAAGCTAGATCTAGATGCCCTTGAAGCAGAAGCCGTATCTGCAGGGCTGGGTGCTGCGGACCTCGGTTCCAGGAAGGATGGAAAGAGGCCGGCGACTAGAGAGGAGCAAGAAAGATTAGAAGCTGAGAAGAGAAATAGTGCATACCAGTTAGCTAAAGATAAAGCAAATGAGGCATCTAAAGCATTGCGACAGGACACTCAATCTGTTAAGGCAGAGGAAGATGAAACTCCTTACTTTGCTGATGATTATGATGAAATTGATAAAGCCTTGGAGAGATCAAGGAAAATAGCTCTACAAAAGAAACGGGAGGAGAAAGTCTCTGGTCCAAAGGCAATTGCTCGCCTTGCCACAGCAGCTGCAAGCAGCCCAACTGCAGATGATCAATTCTTGTCAACTGGACAGTCACAGGAAAACAAGGTTGTGTTCACAGAGATGGAAGAATTTGTCTTGGGCCTACCGCTTGAAGAAG AATCCCACAAGCCTGAAAGTGAAGATGTGTTTAcgcaagaagatgaagaaccaAAAGCTTTTGTAGACGTAGAAATGGTCGAGCCTAGTGGATGGACTGAAGTTAATGAAATTGAAGAGAACAAAGCACAATCTGCTGCTGATGATAATGAGGAAATAGTTCCAGATGAAACTTTCCATGAAGTTGCAGTTGGGAAAGGTTTATCAGGTGTGCTAAAACTGCTTAAAGAGCGAGGTAATCTCAAAGAAGGTATTGAATGGGGTGGTAGGAGCATGGACAAGAAGAAAAGCAAACTTTTAGGCATCGCAGATGATGACGAGGAGCCAAAGGAGACCCATACAGTGCGTTGGAGAAAGGATGAACAAAAGGATACTTGTTCGTCAGGCCATCAAAAGGAGATGCGTCCTCCTAAAGTCTATCAGGAAAAGGATATTCACATTGAGAGAACTGACGAATTTGGTCGAACT TTGACACCAAAGGAAGCCTTTCGGGGACTTTCACATAAATTTCATGGGAAGGGGCCTGGAAAAATGAAGCAAGAAAAGCGCATGAAGCAATACCACAAAGAACTCAAGTTGAAGCAGATGAAGAGTTCAGATACACCATCCCTGTCTGTGGAGAGGATGAGGGAAACTCAAGCTCGGTTACAGACACCCTATCTTGTTCTCAGCGGCCATGTTAAACCAGG GCAAACTAGCGATCCCAGAAGTGGTTTTGCTACTGTGGAGAAGGATCTCCCAGGGGGCTGGACGCCTATGCTTGGTGACAGAAAG GGCGAACATTTTCTGGGGATAAAGCGCAAAGATGAAACTGAAAGTTCTGGCACACCGAAGAAGCCAAAAACTTGTAGAGTTCATTAA
- the LOC112197470 gene encoding SART-1 family protein DOT2 isoform X2, with translation MDVERYEQREERYDRDDSPAREQREDGNSDDLEENGIRHRSKDRKKSSRGEERDSRSKDRDRSRRSGGDDVVKEREKEYKDLEKDRVSKERRKDDRDERYKDRSRDNKVRERDYDREKEHERGKDRKDRGKDREGEKDGDKGRDKERAKEKIRDREKERERDKAKEKEREKEREKHKDREKGRESLKDTDREKGKDKYTEKEREADHDKENSRDRQSRRSVDAYESSKIGERDESAKLNDDDNRDKDIIKQGKMSHNAAYEQNAEGLSGGAHLSASELEERILKTKEERLKKKTQDIPEVLAWVNRSRKLEEKRNAEKEKALQLSKIFEEQDNVAEEESEDEEAAQDMTHNLAGVKVLHGIDKVMDGGAVVLTLKDQNILADGDINEDVDMLENVELGEQKQRDDAYKAAKKKTGIYADKFNDDPTLEKKILPQYDDPAADEGLTLDARGRFTGEAEKKLEEGGSTKNRSEDLNMSGKITSDYYTNEEMQQFKKPKKKKTFRKEKLDLDALEAEAVSAGLGAADLGSRKDGKRPATREEQERLEAEKRNSAYQLAKDKANEASKALRQDTQSVKAEEDETPYFADDYDEIDKALERSRKIALQKKREEKVSGPKAIARLATAAASSPTADDQFLSTGQSQENKVVFTEMEEFVLGLPLEEESHKPESEDVFTQEDEEPKAFVDVEMVEPSGWTEVNEIEENKAQSAADDNEEIVPDETFHEVAVGKGLSGVLKLLKERGNLKEGIEWGGRSMDKKKSKLLGIADDDEEPKETHTVRWRKDEQKDTCSSGHQKEMRPPKVYQEKDIHIERTDEFGRTLTPKEAFRGLSHKFHGKGPGKMKQEKRMKQYHKELKLKQMKSSDTPSLSVERMRETQARLQTPYLVLSGHVKPGQTSDPRSGFATVEKDLPGGWTPMLGDRKGEHFLGIKRKDETESSGTPKKPKTCRVH, from the exons ATGGATGTGGAGAGGTATGAACAGCGTGAGGAGAGATATGATCGAGATGACTCTCCGGCGAGAGAGCAGCGGGAGGATGGGAATTCTGATGATTTAGAAGAGAATGGAATCAGGCATAGGAGCAAGGATAGGAAGAAGAGTAGCCGAGGGGAAGAGAGGGATAGTAGAAGTAAAGACCGGGATAGGTCAAGGAGAAGTGGTGGTGATGATGTTGTcaaggaaagagagaaagaatataAAGATTTGGAAAAGGATCGTGTGTCTAAGGAAAGGAGGAAGGATGATAGGGATGAGCGATATAAGGATAGGAGTAGAGATAACAAGGTGAGGGAGAGAGATTATGATCGAGAGAAGGAGCATGAGAGGGGGAAAGACAGAAAGGATCGAGGGAAGgatagagagggagagaaggaTGGTGATAAAGGACGAGACAAAGAGAGGGCGAAAGAGAAGATTAGGGATAGggaaaaggaaagggaaagAGACAAggctaaagaaaaagaaagagaaaaggagagagaaaagcataAAGATCGAGAGAAGGGGAGGGAAAGCTTGAAGGATACTGATAGGGAGAAGGGTAAAGATAAATATACGGAAAAGGAGAGGGAGGCAGATCATGATAAGGAGAACTCAAGAGACAGACAGAGCAGGAGAAGCGTGGATGCTTATGAGTCGAGCAAGATTGGGGAAAGGGATGAGAGTGCTAAGCTTAATGATGACGATAACAGGGATAAGGACATTATTAAGCAAGGTAAGATGTcccataatgctgcttatgaacAAAATGCCGAGGGTTTGTCAGGTGGAGCACATCTATCAGCATCCGAGCTTGAGGAACGCATCCTGAA AACGAAGGAAGAGAGGTTAAAGAAGAAAACTCAAGACATTCCTGAGGTTTTAGCTTGGGTTAATAGGAGTCGTAAGCTCGAAGAGAAAAGGAATGCTGAAAAAGAGAAAGCTTTGCAGCTTTCAAAGATCTTTGAGGAACAG GACAATGTTGCCGAAGAAGAAAGTGAAGATGAGGAGGCAGCTCAGGATATGACTC ATAATCTAGCTGGGGTTAAAGTTCTTCATGGCATTGATAAAGTGATGGACGGTGGCGCAGTTGTTTTAACACTCAAGGATCAGAACATTCTAGCTGATGGTGACATTAATGAAG ATGTCGATATGCTTGAGAATGTGGAACTTGGTGAGCAGAAGCAGCGAGATGACGCTTATAAGGcagcaaagaaaaaaacaggGATTTATGCTGATAA GTTTAACGATGATCCTACTTTAGAGAAGAAAATTCTTCCACAATATGATGATCCTGCTGCAGATGAG GGGCTAACACTAGATGCAAGAGGACGCTTTACTGGCGAAGCAGAGAAGAAACTTGAAGAG GGTGGTTCCACGAAAAACCGCTCTGAAGATCTCAACATGTCTGGAAAGATAACATCTGACTACTATACAAATGAAGAAATGCAGCAATTTAAAAagcccaagaaaaagaaaaccttcAGGAAGGAGAAGCTAGATCTAGATGCCCTTGAAGCAGAAGCCGTATCTGCAGGGCTGGGTGCTGCGGACCTCGGTTCCAGGAAGGATGGAAAGAGGCCGGCGACTAGAGAGGAGCAAGAAAGATTAGAAGCTGAGAAGAGAAATAGTGCATACCAGTTAGCTAAAGATAAAGCAAATGAGGCATCTAAAGCATTGCGACAGGACACTCAATCTGTTAAGGCAGAGGAAGATGAAACTCCTTACTTTGCTGATGATTATGATGAAATTGATAAAGCCTTGGAGAGATCAAGGAAAATAGCTCTACAAAAGAAACGGGAGGAGAAAGTCTCTGGTCCAAAGGCAATTGCTCGCCTTGCCACAGCAGCTGCAAGCAGCCCAACTGCAGATGATCAATTCTTGTCAACTGGACAGTCACAGGAAAACAAGGTTGTGTTCACAGAGATGGAAGAATTTGTCTTGGGCCTACCGCTTGAAGAAG AATCCCACAAGCCTGAAAGTGAAGATGTGTTTAcgcaagaagatgaagaaccaAAAGCTTTTGTAGACGTAGAAATGGTCGAGCCTAGTGGATGGACTGAAGTTAATGAAATTGAAGAGAACAAAGCACAATCTGCTGCTGATGATAATGAGGAAATAGTTCCAGATGAAACTTTCCATGAAGTTGCAGTTGGGAAAGGTTTATCAGGTGTGCTAAAACTGCTTAAAGAGCGAGGTAATCTCAAAGAAGGTATTGAATGGGGTGGTAGGAGCATGGACAAGAAGAAAAGCAAACTTTTAGGCATCGCAGATGATGACGAGGAGCCAAAGGAGACCCATACAGTGCGTTGGAGAAAGGATGAACAAAAGGATACTTGTTCGTCAGGCCATCAAAAGGAGATGCGTCCTCCTAAAGTCTATCAGGAAAAGGATATTCACATTGAGAGAACTGACGAATTTGGTCGAACT TTGACACCAAAGGAAGCCTTTCGGGGACTTTCACATAAATTTCATGGGAAGGGGCCTGGAAAAATGAAGCAAGAAAAGCGCATGAAGCAATACCACAAAGAACTCAAGTTGAAGCAGATGAAGAGTTCAGATACACCATCCCTGTCTGTGGAGAGGATGAGGGAAACTCAAGCTCGGTTACAGACACCCTATCTTGTTCTCAGCGGCCATGTTAAACCAGG GCAAACTAGCGATCCCAGAAGTGGTTTTGCTACTGTGGAGAAGGATCTCCCAGGGGGCTGGACGCCTATGCTTGGTGACAGAAAG GGCGAACATTTTCTGGGGATAAAGCGCAAAGATGAAACTGAAAGTTCTGGCACACCGAAGAAGCCAAAAACTTGTAGAGTTCATTAA